A single Heliomicrobium undosum DNA region contains:
- a CDS encoding glutamate synthase subunit beta, which yields MGKPTGFLEYQRQLPADREPLERVKDWGEFHYHMSEEDLRTQAARCMDCGVPFCHTGMMIAGMVSGCPLHNLTPEWNDLVYRGLWKEAWLRLKKTSNFPEFTGRVCPSPCEGACTAGLATSPVTIKNIECHIIDKAFEEGWEAPVQPAKRTGKKVAVIGGGPSGMAAADQLNKAGHSVTVFERADRIGGLLMYGIPNMKLDKSVVQRRVDLMAASGITFVTNCEVGKDYPAEKLKEEFDAVVLCGGSTKPRDLPVEGRNLKGVHFAMEFLAANTKSLLDSNLADGNFISAEGKDVIVIGGGDTGTDCVGTSLRHKCNSVYQMEIMPQPPTERAANNPWPQFPRVLKIDYGQEEAAAIAGADPRHYLISTKKIVGDENGHVKEVHTVQIEWVKDEQGRMIPKEIAGSEKVWPAQLVLLAMGFLGPEDQLLTQLGVERDPRSNVKADFGSFATNVPGIFSAGDMRRGQSLVVWAISEGRQAAREVDKYLMGTTNLP from the coding sequence ATGGGCAAACCGACAGGCTTTTTAGAATATCAGCGCCAGCTTCCCGCCGACCGGGAACCCCTCGAGCGCGTTAAAGACTGGGGCGAGTTCCACTATCACATGAGCGAGGAGGACCTGCGCACCCAGGCCGCCCGCTGCATGGACTGCGGCGTCCCCTTCTGCCACACGGGCATGATGATCGCCGGCATGGTGTCCGGCTGCCCCTTGCACAACCTGACCCCCGAATGGAACGACCTCGTCTACCGGGGCCTCTGGAAGGAAGCCTGGCTGCGCCTGAAAAAGACGAGCAACTTCCCCGAATTCACCGGCCGCGTCTGCCCCTCCCCCTGTGAGGGCGCCTGCACCGCCGGCCTCGCCACCTCCCCGGTGACGATCAAAAACATCGAGTGCCACATCATCGACAAGGCCTTCGAGGAAGGCTGGGAAGCTCCCGTCCAACCGGCCAAGCGGACCGGCAAAAAAGTAGCCGTCATCGGCGGCGGCCCCTCGGGCATGGCCGCTGCTGACCAACTGAACAAGGCCGGCCACAGCGTCACCGTCTTCGAACGGGCTGACCGCATCGGCGGCTTGCTCATGTACGGCATCCCGAACATGAAGCTCGACAAGTCTGTCGTCCAGCGCCGCGTCGACCTGATGGCCGCCTCGGGCATCACCTTCGTCACCAACTGCGAAGTCGGCAAGGACTACCCCGCCGAGAAGCTGAAGGAAGAGTTTGACGCCGTCGTCCTCTGCGGCGGTTCCACCAAGCCCCGCGACCTTCCCGTCGAAGGCCGCAACTTAAAGGGCGTCCACTTCGCCATGGAGTTCCTGGCGGCCAACACGAAGAGCCTCCTCGACTCCAACCTGGCTGATGGCAACTTCATCTCCGCCGAAGGCAAGGACGTCATCGTCATCGGCGGCGGCGACACCGGCACCGACTGCGTCGGCACCTCCCTTCGCCACAAGTGCAACTCCGTCTACCAGATGGAGATCATGCCCCAGCCCCCGACCGAGCGGGCCGCCAACAACCCCTGGCCTCAGTTCCCCCGGGTGCTGAAGATCGACTACGGCCAGGAAGAGGCCGCCGCCATCGCCGGCGCCGATCCCCGCCACTACCTCATCTCGACGAAGAAAATCGTCGGCGATGAAAACGGCCACGTTAAGGAAGTCCACACCGTCCAGATCGAATGGGTGAAAGACGAACAGGGCCGCATGATCCCGAAAGAGATCGCCGGCTCTGAAAAAGTCTGGCCGGCCCAACTGGTCCTCCTGGCCATGGGCTTCCTCGGCCCCGAAGATCAACTGCTCACCCAACTGGGCGTCGAACGCGACCCGCGTTCTAACGTCAAAGCCGACTTCGGCAGCTTCGCCACCAACGTTCCCGGCATCTTCTCCGCCGGCGACATGCGCCGCGGCCAGTCCCTCGTCGTCTGGGCCATCAGCGAAGGCCGCCAGGCAGCGCGGGAAGTGGATAAGTATTTGATGGGGACGACGAATTTGCCGTAA
- a CDS encoding DEAD/DEAH box helicase: MDIGTCIGRYFPEQLIEKWIESDYKELLPVQVAAINQGIFDGKSILVVAPTSSGKTFVGEMMAVYYALQRKKSIYLVPFKAIAEEKYQEFSKKYGGEELGLNIRLS; the protein is encoded by the coding sequence ATGGATATTGGAACATGTATTGGGAGGTATTTCCCGGAACAACTAATTGAAAAATGGATAGAGTCAGACTATAAGGAGCTTCTCCCTGTTCAAGTAGCCGCGATTAATCAGGGTATTTTTGATGGAAAATCTATTCTTGTTGTAGCACCTACATCATCAGGTAAAACCTTCGTTGGAGAGATGATGGCGGTTTATTATGCATTGCAGAGAAAAAAATCGATATACCTTGTACCGTTTAAAGCTATTGCAGAAGAGAAATACCAAGAGTTTTCCAAGAAATATGGGGGGGAAGAACTAGGGCTCAATATTCGATTATCTTAA